Proteins from one Larimichthys crocea isolate SSNF chromosome XX, L_crocea_2.0, whole genome shotgun sequence genomic window:
- the LOC104939969 gene encoding uncharacterized protein C7orf43, whose product MEPQCDYFMYFPAAPISSLSDPAEYKTLPRRKHVYLGETVQVLLVLRSRDAAGTDDSSGGSSPWKDLVGSLSALASVCVAESQQQRVAEYQPDLQSSCSEDSCEEEPGESDTGTADSRGRRADRSRAFTECSPLLIHSNSARRETVESALVLDDQVIFCLTVSLDKLPVNTLKAKR is encoded by the exons ATGGAACCACAATGCGACTATTTCATGTATTTTCCCGCCGCTCCAATCTCGAGTCTGTCAGACCCGGCCGAGTACAAAACTCTTCCGCGGCGAAAACACGTCTACCTCGGAGAGACCGTCCAGGTCCTGCTGGTCCTGCGGTCCCGGGACGCAGCGGGGACGGATGACAGCTCCGGTGGTAGTTCACCCTGGAAGGACCTGGTGggttctctctctgctctggcGAGTGTGTGCGTCGCCGAGAGCCAGCAACAGAGAGTCGCCGAGTACCAGCCAGACCTCCAgagcagctgcagtgaggacagCTGCGAAGAGGAGCCCGGAGAGAGCGACACCGGAACGGCAGACAGCCGCGGAAGAAGAGCGGACAGGAGCCGCGCTTTCACTGAGTGCAGCCCGTTGCTCATTCACAGCAACTCGGCCAGGAGAGAAACAGTGGAG TCTGCTCTGGTGTTGGACGACCAGGTGattttctgtctcactgtctctttgGACAAGCTGCCAGTCAACACGCTCAAAGCCAAG cgatga